Proteins from a single region of Candidatus Methanosuratincola sp.:
- a CDS encoding DUF354 domain-containing protein, giving the protein MYDLWIDISNTPQVHMAKAIADGMRGRSIFITGFRRGETEELMKIYGLQGRVFGSDKYNPAMKSFAFAYRTFACFLVAPDANNLLSFENAIPIPSAKARGMTTILMLDNDIKYKGDRPLFQRIENRIKESCDYVIVPEVAKKSFSTHFDNVLTYPGFKEQIYLADFVPDPNFTESLPFDEYVVVRPESLTSLYVMGNKSIVPELCRLLKRENFNVVYLPRNREEGAIVKGVDVYVPPRALDGLNLVYHADAVLTGSGTMAREAAVLGVPAVSFFPGSELLAVDRELIGKNLLFHSRDTARILEYLLRHSRNSELSRFDRLIVANKIKTYVLDILNKII; this is encoded by the coding sequence ATGTATGACCTGTGGATAGACATCTCAAATACCCCGCAGGTACACATGGCGAAGGCAATCGCTGACGGCATGCGAGGTCGGAGCATATTCATAACAGGGTTCAGGCGGGGCGAAACAGAGGAGTTGATGAAAATATATGGGCTGCAGGGGAGAGTCTTCGGCTCGGACAAATACAACCCAGCCATGAAATCCTTCGCGTTCGCTTACAGGACGTTCGCCTGTTTTCTAGTTGCGCCGGACGCGAACAACCTGTTGAGTTTTGAAAATGCCATCCCTATACCTTCAGCCAAAGCAAGGGGCATGACGACGATACTGATGCTCGACAACGACATAAAGTACAAAGGAGACCGCCCTTTATTCCAACGGATAGAAAACAGGATCAAGGAATCGTGCGATTATGTGATTGTCCCGGAAGTCGCCAAAAAATCCTTTTCGACCCATTTTGATAATGTTCTTACATATCCTGGCTTCAAGGAACAGATCTATCTTGCGGATTTCGTGCCCGATCCGAACTTCACCGAAAGTCTGCCTTTTGATGAGTATGTTGTGGTTAGACCCGAGTCCTTGACCTCACTCTATGTTATGGGCAACAAGTCCATCGTTCCAGAGCTTTGCAGGCTCCTCAAGAGGGAGAATTTCAATGTGGTCTACCTGCCGAGAAACCGCGAGGAGGGCGCTATTGTCAAGGGGGTGGATGTATATGTGCCGCCAAGGGCGCTAGATGGCCTCAACTTGGTGTACCACGCGGATGCAGTTCTGACCGGTTCGGGCACAATGGCGCGGGAGGCGGCAGTACTCGGCGTCCCTGCCGTTTCTTTCTTTCCTGGTAGCGAGCTACTGGCAGTCGATAGAGAGCTGATAGGGAAAAATCTACTTTTTCACTCTAGGGATACAGCGCGCATTCTAGAATATCTTCTAAGACACTCAAGAAACTCGGAATTAAGTAGATTTGACAGGTTGATAGTTGCCAACAAAATAAAAACCTATGTTCTGGACATATTAAATAAAATAATTTAA